The following nucleotide sequence is from Melioribacteraceae bacterium.
ATCCGGTAATTTTTCTTTGCAGTTATTATCTGTTTGCAAAGTTTAATGCAATCTTCACCAACCGCTTTTTGGACTAATCTTTTACCTTGTTGGGAAGAATGAAACGGAGCATTTTTAATCCATTCATGCAAATGGTATGCTGTTGAGACAAAATTAAAAATATTGTCGCCGTTCACACGAATATCGAGTTGCTCATAATCGCGGATGAGTTTTTCGAATATGTTGCGAGGAGTAGAAAATTCATGTGTTATTTTCATTGCCTACCTCGTATTTATTGATGAATGTTAATTTGATGCTAATTCTTTATGTTCTGCTTAACCCAATTTTCTAGTCCACCTACTACAATTAATTCTTGTGCTGCTGCTCCAACCGGACTAATATCAAATTCATTGCCTTCAAAAGATATTTTTGAGTTCTCAAAATTAATTTCGGCTTTTGTATAAGTATAGATTGTCAATTGGTTTGTGCCATATTTTTCTTTAAGATAATTTATTAACTCCGGTGATTCGATTAGAAGAAATCCATTATTAAGTGCATTACGTTGATAGGTTTGGCTAGCCGATCCTACAATTACACATTGAATGCCTCTATACTTTAATGCCGTTGCAGCTTGTTCACGTGAACTACCCGATCCAAAATTATAACCGCCAACAAGAATATCTCCGTTCTCAACTTTTTGAGAGAATTCAGGATCATAATTTTCCATAACAACCTTTGCTTGATCTTCGGGTTTAAAGTCATCTTGATAAGTATATTTACCTGGGTATATACCATCTGTGTTTAAGTTATCTTGATGACAATAAACTATTCTTCCTGTCATTTTTTCCGGAAACCCATCAATAATTTCAATGCTCGATGTGTCTGATTTCTTTTTCTTATTAACTTCAATGTAACCATTAATACCGGATTCATCATAGTCCATCTTAAAATCTATATAACCGGATATTGCCGATTGAGCAACGACTGCCGGTGAAGCAAGATATGCTTTCGCATCGGGTGAACCCATTCTTCCTTTAAAATTTCTATTTGTTGCCGAAATTCCAACTTCACCGGCTTCAAGTAAACCTATACCTAAACCAATGCAAGGCCCGCATCCGGGTGGTAAAGGAATTGCTCCGGCATTTAATAAGCTTTGCCAGTGACCAAAATACTCTGCATTTTTTTGTACTTCACTTGATGCAGCTGCGATATAAAATTTAACATGAGGTGCTACCTTTTTATCTTTTAAAACCGACGCAGCTTGTTCGATATCTTCTAATCTGCTATTAACACAAGAAACTAAATATGCTTTATCAATTTTCACTTTTTCTTTTCTTAATTCGGAGACAGACTCCATTACTTTAACAGAATTTGGTCCTGATACATGTGGTGTAATCGATGATAAATCAATGCTGATTGTTTTTGAATAAAAAGCATCATCGTCCGGTTGTAATTCTTTTTGTCTATCGAAAAGGTCATCGATTTTTTTCTTATTTAATCTTGGATGTACACCTTCACCGTCAATGTCCGATGGCACACCTTCAAGTCCGCGTCTCGCTATTGCACTTGCTCTTCTTGTCAGCCATTTAATTGTCGATTTATCGATAGGGAAGACACCGCCAAGTGCGCCCCACTCTGTTGTCATATTTGCAATTGTAAGTCTTTGATCAATACTGAGGCTTTTTATTCCACCACCGGTAAATTCAATAATTGTGTTTAGTACTTCATCTTTATTAAAAAAACCACTCAAAACTATAATAACATCTTTACCTGTTACACCATTTTGAAGTTGACCGCGTAATTCTACTTTTACTATGGGAGGAATTTGCCACCATGTTCTTCCGGTTGCCCAAATTGCGGCTGCGTCTGTTCTGACAATCGGAGTGCCTAGACAACCAATTCCGCCATACATGTTTGAATGACTATCGGATGCGACACACATTGTACCGGGGAATGCATATCCTTCTTCGATCATTATTTGATGACCAATTCCTCTTCCTGCCGGATAAAAATCACATCCCATCGATTTTGAAAATTCTTCAATTTTTCTGTACTTCTCCAAATTTTTTTCGGAAGTGTTCTGAATATCGTGATCTAGTGTGTGAACTACTTGTCGCGGATTTGCTAACTTGGTTGCACCGATACTTTTAAATTTTGGAATGACTGCACCGGTGTTATCATGAGTCATAACATAAGCAGGTTTTATAGAAACAAAGTCACCACTTTTTACTAGTTCATTTTTTGATAAACCTACCGCATGTTTTTGTACTATTTTTTCGATCAAGTTTTGTGGCATTTATTGTCTCCTTAGCGCTCTTTGCGACTCTGCGGTTTATATTTGAACCGCAAAGACGCTAAGCCGCAAAGTTTAGATTTTTATACAAGTATCCTTTTTAAAAGGCTCAAAGCTTACAAAATCTGCATGATGAACAATTATTGATTCTATTGTACGTTTCCCTAAATCACCTTCTTTAGAATGATACGCTATAATA
It contains:
- the lysF gene encoding homoaconitase → MPQNLIEKIVQKHAVGLSKNELVKSGDFVSIKPAYVMTHDNTGAVIPKFKSIGATKLANPRQVVHTLDHDIQNTSEKNLEKYRKIEEFSKSMGCDFYPAGRGIGHQIMIEEGYAFPGTMCVASDSHSNMYGGIGCLGTPIVRTDAAAIWATGRTWWQIPPIVKVELRGQLQNGVTGKDVIIVLSGFFNKDEVLNTIIEFTGGGIKSLSIDQRLTIANMTTEWGALGGVFPIDKSTIKWLTRRASAIARRGLEGVPSDIDGEGVHPRLNKKKIDDLFDRQKELQPDDDAFYSKTISIDLSSITPHVSGPNSVKVMESVSELRKEKVKIDKAYLVSCVNSRLEDIEQAASVLKDKKVAPHVKFYIAAASSEVQKNAEYFGHWQSLLNAGAIPLPPGCGPCIGLGIGLLEAGEVGISATNRNFKGRMGSPDAKAYLASPAVVAQSAISGYIDFKMDYDESGINGYIEVNKKKKSDTSSIEIIDGFPEKMTGRIVYCHQDNLNTDGIYPGKYTYQDDFKPEDQAKVVMENYDPEFSQKVENGDILVGGYNFGSGSSREQAATALKYRGIQCVIVGSASQTYQRNALNNGFLLIESPELINYLKEKYGTNQLTIYTYTKAEINFENSKISFEGNEFDISPVGAAAQELIVVGGLENWVKQNIKN